Genomic segment of Caldivirga sp.:
AAGGAGGCTAGGAGTGAATTATTTGGTAGGGATGAGGAGGTTAACTACATTAAGAGGCAGATTCATGCTGGTAATTGGGTAGTGGTGGTTGGGCAGAGGATGATTGGTAAGACTAGTGTCGTTAAGGTTGCGTTAAATGAGTTAGCCTCCGAGGGGTTTAGGGCTATGTATATTAACCTACAGGGTGTTAACTCACTTAAGACGCTACTTAACCTAATGATAAATGAGGCTAATAGGAGCATGTTGTTTAGGGATATTGATGCCTCAGTGAACTTAACCATAGGGCCCCTGGGCATAGAGGTGAGGAGGGGGGCTAGGCCCATGGGTACGCTGCTTGAGTACTTATTATCAATCAGGAGGAACACCGTGATAGCTTTTGATGAGGTTCAGGAATTAGCATCAGCATCACCTCATTTGCTTAAAATCCTAGGTAACGTCTACTCATCAAATCCAAGGGTCCACTTCATATTAACCGGTTCCTATGTTGGATTAGTAAGGACCCTACTTGAACCATCACCAGCATCACCCCTATACGGTAGGCCACCTGTGGAGGTTAGGTTAACACCATTTACGAGGGATCAATCAAGGGCATTCCTAATGAGGGGGTTTAGTGAATTAGGCATTAGCTTCAGCGGCTACGATAAAGTTATTGATGAGCTCGACGGCATTACAGGCTGGTTAACACTATTCGGTAACCTTCATGGCGTCAGGGGGCTGCCTATGAATGATGCGTTGAGTAAGGTAATGGAGGAGGGCGCTAAAATAATGGTGAATGAACTCAATAATTTCCTGAAGGGTAGAACAAATAGGGTACTATACCTAGCTGTACTTGAGGCCCTTAAGCATGTTGATAGGTGGATTGACATTAAGACGTATGTATCATTCATGCTTAGGCGGGAGGTTGACGATAGGGTTTTAGCCAATGCCTTAACTTCATTAACCAGGTTTAATCTAATTGAGAAGTACGGTGAGGGTAGGTATAGGTTAATTGACCCCATCCTTAGGAATATTAAATTTATGGATCTAAGTTAAATTGCTACAAATATCCCTTAGGAAAGTTCAGCCTTCATTGCAATTAATAGTTACATTGACAAAAGATCGGCAAGCCTTGCCCCTTCTAGGGGTGGGGTAAAGTTTTTAAAATATGAATACTTTAAAGTATTGTGGAATACAAATCAACGAGGCACGTAAAATATCTGTGTAACTACCATTTCGTATGGATTCCTAAGTATCGTAGAGACATGTTAGCTGGGGAGATTGCTGAATATACTAAAGAGGTCTTGAAATCAATTGCGGAAGAGTTAGGTTGTGAAATAATAGCGCTAGAAGTAATGCCAGACCACATACACCTCTTCGTTAACTGTCCTCCTAGATACTCACCATCATATTTGGCTAACTACTTCAAGGGGAAATCGGCTAGACTAGTCTTGAAGAAATTCCCAGAGCTAAGAAAATACACCAACGGAAAACTCTGGACTAGAAGCTACTTCGTGTCAACAGCTGGTAACGTATCAAGTGAGACAATAAGGAAATACATTGAGGAACAGTGGGGGAAAGAGGATGAAGAGAACTAACGTAGTTAAACTAATAGCAGATAAGAATACCCACGAGAAGCTGAAGGAACTAGCTATACTAACTGCCAAATGTTGGAATGAAATAAACTGGTTAAGGACACAACAATTCAAGAAAGGGGAGAGAGTAGACTTCGTTAAGACAGAAAAGGAGGTGTATAAGAAGTATAAACACGTGCTGAAGGTTAACACGCAACAAGTCGCTAGAAAGAACGCCGAGGCATGGAGGAGCTTCTTCTCATTAATCGAGGAGAAGAAGGAGGGAAAATTACCAAAGTGGTTCAAGCCAAGACCTCCAAGGTATTGGAAGGACGAAAACGGGGAGTATAGGCTAATCGTCATCATTAGGAACGACCGTTACGAGGTAAACGAAAACGAGAGAGTTATCTACCTAAAGGACTTCAAGCTAGCCTTAAAGTTCAAGGGGAAACTCAAGTGGCGTGGGAAGCAGGGAAGGTTAGAGATAGTTTACGATGAGGCTAGGAGGAGTTGGTATGCCCATATCCCAGTTGAAGTCGAAAACACGGTTGAAAACAAGGGTAATTTAAGGGCTTCAGTGGATTTAGGGATCGTTAATTTAGCTACTGTTTATGTTGAGGATGGCACATGGTATATTTTCAAGGGTGGTAGTGTCCTTGCACAATATGAGTATTATGGTAAGAGGGTAAGTGAAGTTCAGAAAGTTTTAGCTAGACATAAGCAAAAGAGGAGTAGGAAGCTTAAACTCCTTTACGATAAGAGGAGGAGGTTCTTAAAACACGCATTAAACAGTATGGTCAGGAAGGTTATGGAGGAGTTAAGGGAAAAAGGGATAAGTGAGGTTATTGTTGGTTATCCTAAGGGGATTAGTAAGAACCACGGCAATAAGCTCACTGTGAACTTCTGGAACTACGGTTACGTCATTAAACGTTTCGAGGAGATAGGAGAGGAATTGGGGATTAAGATAACGAAAGTAGAAGAATCCTACACCTCTAAGACTTGTTCCCTATGCGGGGAAGCCCACGAGGGTGGGCGTGTTAAACGTGGTTTGTTTAAGTGTCCCCGCATGGGGAAGGTAATTAACGCCGACTTAAACGCCGCAATAAACATCCTACATATCCCCGAGTCCCTAGGATCTGGGAGCAGAGGGCAACTCCCAGTGAGGGGTAGGGGTAATGGGCTGAAGACCCAGCCCGTGGTCTACCGCTGGACGAGCAGAGCGGGGTGGGTAACACCCACCAGCAATGAAGCAATGAGAATGAAGGCTGTAAACCACAAACCAATGAACCGCCCTAGGGGAACCCTCGCTCTTTAGGGCGGGGAGGAGGTCAGTTCCTTTAAGGGAATGGGGTTCATTGAGTACATCCCCACCCCACAACTGCTCGCAGTTTGTATCCTCCGACCTAGAGTTAACATAAAAGCTATAAGCCTCGCACATGTAGAATCAACTTAATGCACACTACACCTAATACACCTAAACTTGCAGGCTAGGAAAACAACACTCATTCCTTTTCCTTACTAACAAAACCAAGGCACTAGACGCAAACAAGAAGATCAATATGGTGGGCCCGCCGGGACTTGAACCCGGGTCCTACGGCTCCGGAGACCCATTTATTAGTGAAACTTACCTTGTCCAGGTGGATGCGTATAGCTGGAATGTATTAACTATGAGAATGAAGGATCATATTCTAGTGGCTTAATAAATCTTCACTATTATGTATTGCAATTAAGAATGCACATTAACGTCAAGTCCCCTTAATACAGCCTTCATGATCTCCACGGCCCTCTTAGCCATATTTAAGGCATTCTCAGCCTCATCTTTGCCGTAAACTTCCCAAGGTGTAAGTCCCCTTTCGGGTTCTCCATAGGTACTCCTACCATGCTCAGGGGCCAGTCTCCTTACAATCGTCATTAATTCACTTATTAATCCTGTGAAGTCCTTAGGAAGGTTACTCATTATCTCCTTTAACTCGTCTGAAGGGTCATGGCTCCAGCTTGGTATCCTATACACGGCTATTATGGCCTTGGCGGCGTTTTCAGAGGCTAATTGCGCATTAGCCACCGTACCCCTCCAATCACCCCTACTGAAGGCGTCACTGGCGTCCCTAAGGTAGTTAACCGCTAGCCTATATCTATAATTAACTTCATCAAGCGGATCGTACATCACCCCTCACTGCCTTAAGCATGGGCTTACCATCGGCCCTAACCCACCCATACTTGCCATCCCTAGTCCTATACCTAACCAGGCACTCACTTCCAATAAACTTAATTACCGCATCTTTAAAGCGCGTTAAGTCACCCTGCCTATCGCAGATTATCACACCATCGTAGGCTATGTTCATCGCCAGTGCCGTTAACTTACCGCTAAGCTCACTCCTCCTCATGTCTATAAGCGTGATATCGCGGTTTATGAATCGTTTAAGAACCTCATAGGCCCTAGCCCTAGTCTCAAGGCCCCTCAGGCTATTGAATAGGACGAGCACATCAACGTCACTACCCTCACCAGCCTCACCCCTAGCCCAGCTACCAAATAGCATTAAGCCTAAAAATTCATCGCCAAACTCAGACTCAAGACCCCTACACGCGTCCTTAAGCGCGTTAATCAATTCGCCAATGTTCACGAATGCTCACTAATTCATATTAAGGAACGCTTAAAAACATTATGGCGGCCAAACACCAATGAGCATTATCAACATTTGCCACAACTTAGTAGAGTGCCTTGATGCTATTTAAAAGATGGTAGACTTAACATCATTAAACGCAGCCATGGGGTTAATAGACTACGATGGTTTAATGTACATAGTGAACTATGTTAGAGACCCTGGTGGCATTAAAGCAATAGTAGGTGACATTGGTTTAAGTAACTTATTCGCGGTGACCACCACGAGTGGCTATGCCATCCTAGTGAAGGGCGGCTCCATTAAGAGTGAGTACTACTGGTGGAAGCGTGAAATAGCCAACCTGGCAATCAGTGAGGGACAAGTCATTGATGAGGTGTTCATTGGCTACCCACACATGGTTAGTCATGATAATGGTAATGAGTATAATACCAACATTTGGTGGTTTAGGAAAATAACCCAATGGCTAACCAGCAAGGCTTGTAGTATTTGTGGTGAAATTCATGAGAATGGTAGGGTACATAGGGGACTCTACATATGCTTGAGGACTGGCAGGACAATAAATGCTGATATTAATGCGTCGATGAAAATAGCAAGAAAAGTAGGCTACGAGGTAAAGGTCAAGCACAAGATACTGAGCTTTCAAGTAACAACAAACAGCACGAAACCATTAAACCCACACCAGAGGGCTAACACCCAAGACCCCCCAACATACCCCACCCTAAGGTGCGGGAAGGAGGTCATACACAATGCGGGTGGCCTAATACCTTTCCTCTCAACCACGTACCTCAAAATCTCCCTCCTAGTTTCCTTGGGAATCTGATCCAGGTCCAGGGGGATGCAATCAACTATACCCCTATTGGGGGAAAGGTACTTAATTGTTTCCGTAAATGGGGGAAGTCGAAACAGTAAATGAGGCCCATTCAACACCTTAATCTGACGGGCCCGCCGGGACTTGAACCCGGGTCCTACGGCTCCGGAGGCCGCCGCTCTAATCCATGCTGAGCTACGGGCCCTTTGCATGTATGGCTTACTATACTATTTTAGTGTTTCTCAATATGAGGTGGTGTTTAATTATGCTTTGAATCTGGCTGCGTATGACTTGAGGTTAATGTAGCCCATGTAAATCATGTAAATCATGATGGCGTACATGATTATGGTGACTAGTACTGGTGGTGAGGCGTAGAGCGTGTTTATTCCACCTATGATTAACCATAGGCTGTTTGCTATTGGTATGAAGAAAGTAACCATGAACACTACAACAACCGCCAGGGCTATAATGAGGATCATACTGTCCCTTAGGGCGTACTTAAATTCCCTACGCATGACACTCTGCTTAACCATGTAGGAGTAGGCTGATAATGCTATTGATGCAACGGCCACTGCTATAATTGGGATAACGTTAAGCACGTATATTAATGGTATGTTTCCAGCAGTCTTAGTTGGCACAGTGAGTACCAGCGATGCTGATACGAAGGCTATTAGGGCTATAATACCTGTGAAGAATCCGTATAGGTAGTAGTTAGCAGTCTTGTCTAATGGGGACTTCTCCTCGGCCTTAACTTGAACTGGTTGAATGGGTTGACTCATTGGTTGGTTCCAAGACTGCTGCAGTTGGGTTAACGGTACTGGCTGTACATCAGTTTGGTTAACTATGACTATATCACCAATGGAGCTAACTTTATCCACTGGCACGGCAATGTAGCCTGTTGGCCCAATTATCCTCAAGTAAACAGTACCCTCATAATTGTATTCATCGTAAACCACGCCTAACGCCTTACCGCTCACTGTGTAGGCGTATTTCCTGACTGTTGCACCAGGTACTATGGGTATTGCGTCCCTTGGGTATACTGAATTGTCCACTATGACAATGTCGCCGATTACCTTAACTAAGTCTACTAATATTGGGGCTTGAACAACATTAGACCTAACAAGGACGTAAAGCTTCCCATCCTGCCCAGTGTAAATGTTGTAGGCGTACCCAATGAACCAACCATTCTCCGTGTATACTTGCCTACCTAATATTAATGAAGGTTCCTGGTTCTTCTGCACAATTGCCGTTATTCAAGGTGTAGTTAAATATTTTCCGCATAATTATTTACGAGAACCTACTGCTTAATGTTCTCTGAGGCGTACACGTATATGCCGTCTAATATGCCTGGCGCTGATTCTCTGCCATGGGGACTTGGCCTATTCTTACCCCTGAGCGTGGTGGCTAACTCAATGTTGGCTGCGAATTGGCTAACTAACTCCTTATCAATACCCTCCACCACCACGTCATCCTTAACCACCTGAACCTTAACACCCTGCGGTATTTGAAGCGTTATTTTAGACCTTCTACCTAGGAAATTCTCTATGACCACGCTATTACCCTGAACCTTAACGCTTATTGGGAAGTGAGCGTAAACCACCTTAAGCTTATACCTCCAGCCCTTCGTCACCCCAATTATCATGTTCCTAATGTGCCCAGCCACGGTGAATACCATTGACTTAGCCTTCCTATCCAGTGTAAAGCCCTCCACTACTACTTTACCATCCCTTAAACTCATGAACACCGGTAACCCCTTAAACTCCTTGGTTACTGAACCCAGTGGCCCCTTAACCGTTACCCTGTAGTTCAATTCCCCTCCCTCAACACTAATGCTCACTCCCTCAGGCACCTCAATGACCTCTGATAAGTAAGGCACCTTAGCCATTACGTTAGGTTACCCCTAGGCCTTAATAAGCTTAATGCTACACTTAAGTATTAACCCAGGGAGGCAGGGTGGTTGAACGCCTCTTAAGGTAGTATGATCGTCCCCGTAGCCCCCTTGATTAATTCACTTGCCTTACCCAACCTACCTATGTAGGCTCTTTTACCACCACCCTCAATGAATCTAATTGCAGCCTCCACCTTGGGGCCCATGTTGCCCTCGGGGAATTGACCATCATCATAGTACCTCCTTAATTCATTAATGCGTATTGTGGTTAGTGGCCTTTGATTAGGTTTACCGTAGTTTAAGTACACGTAATCCACGTCACTCAGTATCATTAATTCATCGGCGTTAATACTATTGGCAAGTAGTTGAGTGGCCAGGTCCTTATCGATAACGGCCTCAACACCCTCATGATTAATAACAGGTACACCACCACCCCCAACTGCAATAACTATGTTGCCGTTACTGATGAGTTGCCTAATAACGTCAGCCTCAACTATGGATACTGGCCTTGGTGATGGAACAACCCTCCTCCAGCCACCCCTAGGGTCCTTTTTGAAAACCCAACCCTTAACCTCACTTAACTCAATAGCCTCCGCCTCACGGTAGGTTGGTCCAATGAACTTAGTGGGGTTTCTGAAGGCATCATCATTACTGTTGACGATAACCCTAGTGACTACGGCAACCGCCCTAGTGCTTAATCCCCTTCGCTTAGCCTCATCCTCAATTGCGTTTACGAGAAGGTACCCCATCCAACCCTCCGTGGCTGCAACGGCCATGTCTAGGCTTAGTGAATCACTAATCCTCTCAGCTATTAAGCCAACCTGGGGGCCGTTACCGTGAGTTACAACTACCCTATAGCCTAATTGAATCATGTCCACAATGTCGACTGCAGCCTCCCTAACAGCCTCAAGTTGATCCTTAGGTGAACCCACCCTTGAGCCAGTCTTGGCGAAGGCATTCCCACCTAGGGCGATAACCAGCATCATAACCTAGGCTCGGTGTTTAAATATTTATATATTTTCCTTAATTAGAAATAAAGTAAGTAGTGAATCATATTCTAAGTAGTTTAAGCAGTGAACTACGGATGTACTTAACACTACTTGTGAATTCACCATTAATGTTATCTAGGAAGCCCATAACCATGTCATAGACTATAAGCTTAATTGCCTCCTCCCTACTTAGGCCCCTCATCCTAAGGTACAGTTCCTGCTCCTCATCAAGGGATGCGTCTGATGCTGAATGCCTAGCGCCATTAACATCACCCGTATCAACCATTATGACTGGTACTGACATGCCTACTGCGTTACTTGAACCTATGAACACCTTACCCTCTATGTTGGTGGATGACCACTTCCCATGTTCACTAATCCTCCCAAACCCCCTATGTATCACTGTGGCTGAATCCAATGCAATGGCTCTTGTGATGGAGTTGCTTATTGAGTTTTCACCATAATGCATTAGGTTCACCATGTAGTCAAGCCTAGAGGAGCCTGACCCAACTTCAAGTGAATTAACGTTGACTGATGATTCCCTCCCCTGTAGTACGTAATCCTCCCTGTGGTGGGTCATCTTTCCATTAACGATTATTGAGTATGAATTAACCATGGCCTTAACCCCCTCGTTAACCCTAATTAGGTTGAAGGCTGGGTCAACGTTAACTGAGTAGACTAGTAGATTCACCACAGCCCCATCGCCAATATTCAACTCAGTAATGTTGGTTCCACAGCCCCCATTCCCAATAATGCTTAGGAACACGTTGGCTAAAGCCCCCTCATCAACGTTTATTATAACGTGGTTTGAATGCATTTCATTACTCTCACCACTGTAACTCATCATTACCTTAACGCTACTGTCCGATGAGTTGCCTATCCTTAATGATTGTATCTCCCTTACGTTAACGAAGTGCCTCGCTATTATCCTCGACTCTGAGGGGTCTATGCCTGTTGCCGCATCATTACTAGTTAATTCACTTCCCTTCACCAGGAGGCCATTGTGAACAACAAGGTCGTATTCATTAAGCTCAATTGGAGGCGGGGGTGAATTACCATTGCTTGACTCAACGCAATTATCGAAGAGGCTCCACTGGGTGTAGTATTTCACTGTTGGGGAATCCTTAATTAACTGGTATGGTATTCTACCTGCTAGTTCCCTAGCCTTAACCCTAAGCTCCTCAGGTATTAACATGGTTAAGCCACCTTGCCGTACTTACTGAACTCTAGGCTAATTACCCTGTTTAAGACCATGGCGTACTCGAAGGGTAACCCCTCAGTTACGTCACTTATGAAGCCCAGCACTATTAGGCTCTTAGCCTCCTCCTCACTTAAGCCTCGGCTCCTCAGGTAGAATAACTTATCCTCATTAATCCTACCGGTGTATGCCTCATGGGTCACAACCGCGGTATCCTCGAATACTTGGTCATGGGGAATCGTATAAGCCTTAGACTTCTCATCAAGTATTAGTGAATCGCACGCCACATGGGACTTAACGTACTTAGCACCCTTCCTAACATACACAACCCCCTTATACACTGCTGTTCCACCGTTGGCTGATATTGACTTGTTCACTATTTTAGAGTACGTGTTTGGCGCATCATGTATAACCTTAGCTCCATTCTCCTTAATGTGCCTGCCATTAGCCACTGTTATACCCGTTATCTCGGTTCCAGCCCCCTCACCCTTCAGTATTGTTGATGGGTACACGAAACTAGCCATACTACCTATGCTTGCCTCAACCCACTCAACCTTAGCGTTCCTCTCCGCAATAGCCCTCTTATTATTGAAGTTTATGACGTTCTTACTCCAGTTTTGAACAGTGGTGAACCTTATCCTAGCCCCCTCGTGGGCGTATAATTCAACCATACCATCGTGGAAACTGTACTTACTGAACCTTGGGGCTGAGCAACCCTCAATGAAGTGTATGTAACTGTTCTTATCAGCTATAAGTAACGTGTGCTCGAATTGACCCTCACCGGCGTTACTGATTAGGAAGAAGGCCTCAATTGGCGCCTCAATCCTAACCCCAGGTGGTACGTAGACGAATACTCCGCCACTCCATAATGCTCCATGGAGTGCAGCGAACTTATGTTCAGGTGGGAATATTTTCATGAAGTACTGCTTAACCATGTCTGGGTACTTCTGCACAGCCTCCTCCATGGGCATGACTATTACACCCTTCTCCTCCAATTGCTTCCTAATGTTGAAGTATATCATTTCTGAGTCTAATTGAGCACCAAGGCCCATTAACGCCCTCGCCTCTATTTCAGGTATGTTCAATGATTCATAGTACTTCCTAATCTCAGGCGGTATGTCGTCCCAGCTGCTAGCCCTGTTAATGTCTGGTTTAGCGTACGTTGAGTACTCCTCAAGGTTAATGTTCTCTAAGACCCAGTTAGGCAGCCAGTTTGGCGCCGGTAGTTTATTGAATAGTTCAAGGTTCCTTAACCTAAGTCTCCTCATCCAGTCGGGCTCATTCTTAGCCCTAGATATCTCATCAATTACTTCACTGGTTATCTTACCCTTAATCTCAATACTCCTCCTAATTGGCGCATCCCTACTAAGAACCTCCTCAGGCGTTAAACCCTCCTCCACTAGGCTACGTAAATCCTGCTTCATTTAGACCTCACCCTCAGGAAGTTCTCGTAACCCACCTTCTCAATCTCCTCCACTAGCTCTAACCCACCCTCGGCAATTATCCTCCCCTTGCTTAAGACCAGTACCCTAGTTGGCTTAAGTGTGTGGAGGATTCTGGCACTATGGGTGGTTAGGACAATGCCTGTCCCTGAGTTAACTAGGTTAAGTAACGCCTTACCAACGGCGAAGATTCCGTCAACGTCCAGTCCTGAATCAGGCTCATCAATTAAGGCTATCTTAGGCTTAACCATTAGTAACTGAAGAACCTCACTCCTCTTCATCTCACCCCCACTAAAGCCATGGTTAACGCCCCTGCTTAAGTGGGCTGTTGTTAACCCAACCTCCTGAACACTCTTAACTAGGCTACTTACGAGGCTTGGTGGAGCTGGATCAGTAAGCTTCTTACCATTCATTTTATTAACCATTGCCGTTATGAGCGTTGATAACCTAACCTCAGGTACAGCAATTGGGGTTTGGAAGGCAACCATTATACCCTTCATTACCCTCTCCTCAGGGAGCAATGTGGTTAAGTCATCGTTATCGAGGATTATCCTACCTTTAACAATGGTATACTTAGGGTGGCCGGCAATAGTCATGAATAGTGTTGTTTTCCCACTACCGTTAGGCCCCATTAACGCTAAAACCTCACCACCCTTAACATTAAATGACACGTCCTCTACAATAATCTTACCATCAACTGAAACCGTCAGGTTCTCAACCTTCAACTCAGCCATACTTGGTACCTCAGTACACCCCTACGTGACACCTATTTAAAACTTTTCGTGGGAGTCACAAATATCATATTTATAATTACACCTTTGCATTATTAAACTAAACAATGAAGGTACGGGAACATAGCCGTCATCCCTCCTTTGCAAGCATCCTACCGACTCCCTTTATCCTGCTA
This window contains:
- a CDS encoding HEPN domain-containing protein, with the protein product MYDPLDEVNYRYRLAVNYLRDASDAFSRGDWRGTVANAQLASENAAKAIIAVYRIPSWSHDPSDELKEIMSNLPKDFTGLISELMTIVRRLAPEHGRSTYGEPERGLTPWEVYGKDEAENALNMAKRAVEIMKAVLRGLDVNVHS
- the sufB gene encoding Fe-S cluster assembly protein SufB; protein product: MKQDLRSLVEEGLTPEEVLSRDAPIRRSIEIKGKITSEVIDEISRAKNEPDWMRRLRLRNLELFNKLPAPNWLPNWVLENINLEEYSTYAKPDINRASSWDDIPPEIRKYYESLNIPEIEARALMGLGAQLDSEMIYFNIRKQLEEKGVIVMPMEEAVQKYPDMVKQYFMKIFPPEHKFAALHGALWSGGVFVYVPPGVRIEAPIEAFFLISNAGEGQFEHTLLIADKNSYIHFIEGCSAPRFSKYSFHDGMVELYAHEGARIRFTTVQNWSKNVINFNNKRAIAERNAKVEWVEASIGSMASFVYPSTILKGEGAGTEITGITVANGRHIKENGAKVIHDAPNTYSKIVNKSISANGGTAVYKGVVYVRKGAKYVKSHVACDSLILDEKSKAYTIPHDQVFEDTAVVTHEAYTGRINEDKLFYLRSRGLSEEEAKSLIVLGFISDVTEGLPFEYAMVLNRVISLEFSKYGKVA
- a CDS encoding zinc ribbon domain-containing protein → MVDLTSLNAAMGLIDYDGLMYIVNYVRDPGGIKAIVGDIGLSNLFAVTTTSGYAILVKGGSIKSEYYWWKREIANLAISEGQVIDEVFIGYPHMVSHDNGNEYNTNIWWFRKITQWLTSKACSICGEIHENGRVHRGLYICLRTGRTINADINASMKIARKVGYEVKVKHKILSFQVTTNSTKPLNPHQRANTQDPPTYPTLRCGKEVIHNAGGLIPFLSTTYLKISLLVSLGI
- a CDS encoding nucleotidyltransferase family protein — protein: MNIGELINALKDACRGLESEFGDEFLGLMLFGSWARGEAGEGSDVDVLVLFNSLRGLETRARAYEVLKRFINRDITLIDMRRSELSGKLTALAMNIAYDGVIICDRQGDLTRFKDAVIKFIGSECLVRYRTRDGKYGWVRADGKPMLKAVRGDVRSA
- the sufC gene encoding Fe-S cluster assembly ATPase SufC, whose amino-acid sequence is MAELKVENLTVSVDGKIIVEDVSFNVKGGEVLALMGPNGSGKTTLFMTIAGHPKYTIVKGRIILDNDDLTTLLPEERVMKGIMVAFQTPIAVPEVRLSTLITAMVNKMNGKKLTDPAPPSLVSSLVKSVQEVGLTTAHLSRGVNHGFSGGEMKRSEVLQLLMVKPKIALIDEPDSGLDVDGIFAVGKALLNLVNSGTGIVLTTHSARILHTLKPTRVLVLSKGRIIAEGGLELVEEIEKVGYENFLRVRSK
- the arcC gene encoding carbamate kinase encodes the protein MMLVIALGGNAFAKTGSRVGSPKDQLEAVREAAVDIVDMIQLGYRVVVTHGNGPQVGLIAERISDSLSLDMAVAATEGWMGYLLVNAIEDEAKRRGLSTRAVAVVTRVIVNSNDDAFRNPTKFIGPTYREAEAIELSEVKGWVFKKDPRGGWRRVVPSPRPVSIVEADVIRQLISNGNIVIAVGGGGVPVINHEGVEAVIDKDLATQLLANSINADELMILSDVDYVYLNYGKPNQRPLTTIRINELRRYYDDGQFPEGNMGPKVEAAIRFIEGGGKRAYIGRLGKASELIKGATGTIILP
- a CDS encoding transposase, with the protein product MKRTNVVKLIADKNTHEKLKELAILTAKCWNEINWLRTQQFKKGERVDFVKTEKEVYKKYKHVLKVNTQQVARKNAEAWRSFFSLIEEKKEGKLPKWFKPRPPRYWKDENGEYRLIVIIRNDRYEVNENERVIYLKDFKLALKFKGKLKWRGKQGRLEIVYDEARRSWYAHIPVEVENTVENKGNLRASVDLGIVNLATVYVEDGTWYIFKGGSVLAQYEYYGKRVSEVQKVLARHKQKRSRKLKLLYDKRRRFLKHALNSMVRKVMEELREKGISEVIVGYPKGISKNHGNKLTVNFWNYGYVIKRFEEIGEELGIKITKVEESYTSKTCSLCGEAHEGGRVKRGLFKCPRMGKVINADLNAAINILHIPESLGSGSRGQLPVRGRGNGLKTQPVVYRWTSRAGWVTPTSNEAMRMKAVNHKPMNRPRGTLAL
- the tnpA gene encoding IS200/IS605 family transposase; its protein translation is MEYKSTRHVKYLCNYHFVWIPKYRRDMLAGEIAEYTKEVLKSIAEELGCEIIALEVMPDHIHLFVNCPPRYSPSYLANYFKGKSARLVLKKFPELRKYTNGKLWTRSYFVSTAGNVSSETIRKYIEEQWGKEDEEN
- a CDS encoding 50S ribosomal protein L6, translating into MAKVPYLSEVIEVPEGVSISVEGGELNYRVTVKGPLGSVTKEFKGLPVFMSLRDGKVVVEGFTLDRKAKSMVFTVAGHIRNMIIGVTKGWRYKLKVVYAHFPISVKVQGNSVVIENFLGRRSKITLQIPQGVKVQVVKDDVVVEGIDKELVSQFAANIELATTLRGKNRPSPHGRESAPGILDGIYVYASENIKQ
- a CDS encoding SufD family Fe-S cluster assembly protein — encoded protein: MLIPEELRVKARELAGRIPYQLIKDSPTVKYYTQWSLFDNCVESSNGNSPPPPIELNEYDLVVHNGLLVKGSELTSNDAATGIDPSESRIIARHFVNVREIQSLRIGNSSDSSVKVMMSYSGESNEMHSNHVIINVDEGALANVFLSIIGNGGCGTNITELNIGDGAVVNLLVYSVNVDPAFNLIRVNEGVKAMVNSYSIIVNGKMTHHREDYVLQGRESSVNVNSLEVGSGSSRLDYMVNLMHYGENSISNSITRAIALDSATVIHRGFGRISEHGKWSSTNIEGKVFIGSSNAVGMSVPVIMVDTGDVNGARHSASDASLDEEQELYLRMRGLSREEAIKLIVYDMVMGFLDNINGEFTSSVKYIRSSLLKLLRI
- a CDS encoding ATP-binding protein, encoding MLFSLYPKEARSELFGRDEEVNYIKRQIHAGNWVVVVGQRMIGKTSVVKVALNELASEGFRAMYINLQGVNSLKTLLNLMINEANRSMLFRDIDASVNLTIGPLGIEVRRGARPMGTLLEYLLSIRRNTVIAFDEVQELASASPHLLKILGNVYSSNPRVHFILTGSYVGLVRTLLEPSPASPLYGRPPVEVRLTPFTRDQSRAFLMRGFSELGISFSGYDKVIDELDGITGWLTLFGNLHGVRGLPMNDALSKVMEEGAKIMVNELNNFLKGRTNRVLYLAVLEALKHVDRWIDIKTYVSFMLRREVDDRVLANALTSLTRFNLIEKYGEGRYRLIDPILRNIKFMDLS